In a single window of the Fibrobacter sp. genome:
- a CDS encoding divergent polysaccharide deacetylase family protein — translation MNKTKHILAIFIVLAVIASAAYLLPKMDLDNLLAQKDTQEEALSDSTAVQDTLPFIDQMKAELEVIQAQYSKRKKRDVWTLGRGRTIIHYLMQAQKILEKNGGKVLFMEELFNDNNAFQSANMDAIAPNGDTLLLNLQVSSNVFRDNASYLSIAFQVKTLTPEIIVALNTLDFPYDLLVTPFGRPESFYPDLDRVKDKEVVLWLVMESESLDKRFTKTRPIRSYHTEEQISGIISDAKALIPSATGIATRFAEHAVDHRPLLEAVLNAAKKNKLWFADLSLNNKSKVMEICPKFNISCKILAPYNPDNSSLDDYIHQKLRGAARNGMGAMILPLSQESIAKVKTMKEKTAAQGTTIINLSTFMNTNKELP, via the coding sequence ATGAATAAAACCAAGCACATCCTTGCCATATTTATTGTGCTCGCGGTAATCGCCTCGGCGGCTTACCTGCTCCCGAAAATGGACCTTGACAACCTGCTGGCCCAGAAAGACACGCAAGAAGAAGCCCTCTCCGATTCAACCGCAGTGCAGGACACGCTTCCCTTTATTGACCAGATGAAAGCGGAACTCGAAGTCATACAGGCGCAATATTCCAAGAGGAAGAAGCGCGACGTATGGACGCTCGGAAGAGGCCGCACCATCATCCACTACCTGATGCAAGCGCAAAAAATACTGGAAAAGAACGGCGGCAAGGTTTTATTCATGGAAGAGCTCTTCAACGACAACAACGCCTTCCAGTCGGCAAACATGGACGCCATCGCGCCGAACGGCGACACGCTTTTATTGAACCTGCAAGTATCCTCGAACGTTTTCCGCGACAACGCGTCGTACCTTTCCATCGCGTTCCAGGTAAAGACGCTCACTCCCGAAATTATCGTCGCGCTGAACACCCTCGACTTCCCCTACGACCTGCTGGTCACGCCCTTCGGAAGGCCCGAAAGCTTTTACCCAGACCTGGACAGGGTAAAGGACAAGGAAGTCGTGCTGTGGCTCGTGATGGAATCGGAAAGCCTCGACAAGAGATTCACCAAGACGCGCCCCATCAGGAGCTACCATACCGAAGAACAGATTTCGGGAATCATATCCGACGCGAAGGCGCTGATTCCTTCGGCCACCGGCATCGCCACGAGATTCGCGGAACATGCCGTCGACCACAGGCCCCTGCTGGAAGCCGTCCTCAACGCGGCAAAGAAGAACAAACTCTGGTTTGCGGACCTTTCGCTCAACAACAAGTCAAAGGTCATGGAAATCTGCCCCAAGTTCAACATCAGCTGCAAGATTCTCGCCCCGTACAATCCCGACAACAGTTCTCTTGACGACTACATCCACCAGAAGCTGCGTGGAGCGGCCAGAAACGGAATGGGAGCCATGATACTCCCGCTTTCGCAGGAAAGTATCGCCAAGGTCAAGACAATGAAGGAAAAAACGGCGGCCCAGGGCACCACGATAATAAATTTATCTACCTTTATGAACACCAACAAGGAGCTTCCATGA
- the truA gene encoding tRNA pseudouridine(38-40) synthase TruA produces MRYRFRCEYLGSAFYGWQEQNEGGKTKFVTVQSTLEGAFTTALRAPIRIVGSGRTDTGVHARGQCAHFDFDGEIDAFKTERSINGLTKRLIRIRDLEPCAPDFHARYDAVSRYYQYTIFTRPVALMRDFGWECGSLNLDIDAMAREAQSFLGEHDFIDFCIPRNDGKSTLCTLTEFRLERVNDWTCMFHIRGNRFLHRQVRAMVGTLFDVGRGRFPNGTVDAIFSKQFEGERTWAPPQGLVLQDVEYADY; encoded by the coding sequence AGAACGAGGGCGGAAAGACCAAGTTCGTGACCGTCCAGTCCACCCTGGAGGGGGCGTTTACGACGGCGCTGCGTGCTCCTATCCGTATCGTGGGTTCGGGCCGTACCGATACCGGCGTGCATGCCCGCGGGCAGTGCGCCCATTTTGATTTTGACGGGGAAATCGACGCGTTCAAGACGGAGCGTTCGATAAACGGCCTTACCAAGCGCCTTATCCGCATCCGCGACCTGGAGCCCTGTGCTCCCGATTTCCATGCCCGTTACGATGCCGTCTCCCGCTACTACCAGTATACCATATTCACGCGCCCGGTGGCGCTGATGCGCGATTTCGGCTGGGAATGCGGTTCGCTCAACCTGGATATAGATGCCATGGCCCGCGAGGCGCAGTCTTTCTTGGGCGAACATGACTTTATCGACTTCTGCATTCCGCGCAACGACGGCAAGTCCACGCTCTGCACGCTGACCGAGTTCAGGCTCGAGCGCGTGAACGACTGGACTTGCATGTTCCATATCCGCGGGAACCGATTCCTGCACCGCCAGGTGCGCGCGATGGTCGGCACGCTCTTCGACGTGGGGCGTGGCCGTTTCCCGAACGGTACGGTGGATGCCATCTTCTCGAAGCAGTTCGAGGGCGAAAGGACCTGGGCTCCTCCGCAGGGGCTCGTGCTGCAAGACGTTGAATACGCGGATTACTAA
- the miaA gene encoding tRNA (adenosine(37)-N6)-dimethylallyltransferase MiaA, translating to MPILFAIVGATGTGKSSVAVELAARYGAEIIGVDSRQIYKGFAIGTAQPPRSDMEKVKHHMVDFLKPEKVFSAGDFCMLTKQLLEAHPERKFIAVGGTGLYMQSLMLGLPQIPKVAPEVRAEIEEFGRSAGIDSLFKMACEIDPEAMANVDVHNVQRIVRILEVHRATGRKLSEWQKERVGGIGALPVFWLDRPREALYARIDARVDQMMRDGWMDEVQRLAQTVPLDAPAWQSLGYRELLQANSSAEIARVVEDVKRKTRNYAKRQLTWFRWQVESTRIDMDSCNPVDVIADSLV from the coding sequence ATGCCGATTCTTTTCGCCATCGTAGGAGCTACGGGAACAGGGAAGTCGAGCGTGGCCGTCGAACTTGCCGCGCGTTATGGGGCCGAAATCATCGGCGTCGATTCCCGCCAGATATACAAGGGCTTCGCGATTGGTACGGCACAGCCGCCCCGCTCCGATATGGAAAAGGTGAAACACCACATGGTGGATTTCCTCAAACCGGAGAAGGTTTTTTCTGCGGGTGATTTCTGCATGCTTACGAAGCAACTGCTCGAAGCGCATCCCGAACGCAAGTTCATCGCGGTCGGTGGTACGGGACTGTATATGCAGTCGCTTATGCTCGGGCTTCCGCAGATTCCGAAAGTCGCTCCGGAAGTTCGTGCCGAAATAGAAGAGTTCGGCCGCAGCGCGGGTATTGATAGTTTGTTCAAAATGGCGTGCGAGATTGATCCCGAAGCGATGGCAAATGTCGATGTGCACAACGTGCAGCGCATCGTTCGCATTCTCGAAGTGCATCGGGCTACGGGCCGCAAGCTTTCGGAATGGCAGAAGGAACGCGTCGGCGGCATAGGCGCTCTGCCTGTGTTCTGGCTTGATCGCCCGCGCGAGGCGCTCTATGCGCGTATCGATGCGCGCGTGGACCAGATGATGCGTGATGGCTGGATGGACGAGGTGCAGCGCCTTGCACAAACGGTTCCTCTCGATGCGCCCGCATGGCAGAGCCTCGGGTACCGCGAACTGTTGCAGGCCAATTCTTCTGCCGAGATTGCGCGCGTTGTCGAAGACGTGAAGCGCAAGACCCGCAATTACGCCAAGCGGCAGCTCACGTGGTTCCGCTGGCAGGTGGAATCTACCCGCATCGATATGGATTCTTGCAATCCCGTAGACGTTATAGCCGATAGCTTGGTATAA
- a CDS encoding pyridoxine 5'-phosphate synthase, giving the protein MTVKLGVNIDHIATIREARKIREPDPVAAAIIAELAGCHGIVAHLREDKRHIQDRDLKLLRGTVATKLDLQISTNPEMVQFAINVQPDMVTLVPENSQEITTEAGMNVAAKIDEISKIVMTLKNNDIATCVFIDPETEQVKAAKKVGADFVEFNTARYATACDLGSIQEVNREISSIQDMTVLAKKYGLRIIAGHGLNYRNVEPIAAIEGIEELNIGHSIVARAALVGLENAVKEMLDIIRRATP; this is encoded by the coding sequence ATGACCGTAAAATTAGGTGTCAACATAGACCATATAGCCACCATACGCGAAGCACGCAAAATCCGTGAACCGGATCCGGTCGCAGCAGCCATTATCGCGGAACTCGCCGGCTGCCACGGCATCGTAGCCCACCTGCGCGAAGACAAGCGCCATATCCAGGACCGCGACCTGAAGCTCCTCCGCGGCACCGTGGCCACGAAGCTCGACCTGCAGATATCGACGAATCCCGAGATGGTGCAGTTCGCCATCAACGTGCAGCCCGACATGGTGACGCTCGTTCCCGAGAACAGCCAGGAAATCACGACCGAAGCGGGCATGAACGTCGCCGCAAAGATTGACGAGATTTCGAAAATCGTCATGACGCTCAAGAACAACGACATCGCCACGTGCGTATTCATCGACCCCGAGACCGAACAGGTCAAGGCGGCAAAGAAGGTCGGAGCCGACTTCGTCGAGTTCAACACCGCGCGCTACGCCACCGCATGCGACCTCGGCAGCATCCAGGAAGTGAACCGCGAAATCTCTTCTATCCAGGACATGACCGTGCTCGCCAAGAAGTACGGCCTGCGCATCATCGCCGGTCACGGGCTCAACTACCGCAACGTAGAACCCATCGCCGCCATCGAAGGCATCGAGGAACTCAATATCGGCCACAGCATCGTCGCAAGGGCCGCCCTCGTGGGCCTCGAGAACGCCGTAAAGGAAATGCTCGACATCATCCGCCGTGCAACACCCTAA